In Pseudomonas oryzihabitans, the DNA window CACGCCAGAAATGGGTTTCCAGGGATTCCCAGGCTTCGCTCAGCCAGCCACGGGCTTCCTCGATTCCGGCGAGCAGGCCATGGGCATAGGCCAGCACCACGAAGGCCAGGCCATAGCAATGGTTGGTACCATCCACCACGGTGTCGCCGTCGAGCAGCCAGGCATAGCCCCCATTGGCCTGGCGATGCCGCTCGCGCAGGTACCTCAGGCCGTGACGGGTCGCGTCCAGATAGGCCGGGTCGCCGAAGTGTCGATAGGCCATGGCGAAATCGAAGACGAAACGGGTGCTGGAGACCAGGTGACGGGTCTGGCGGTCATAGACCGTCCCGTCGTCCTTGAAGAAATGATAGAAGCCGCCTTGCGGATCAACACAGCGGGGATGGTAGAACGCCAGGGTCTGGCGTACGTGCTCCAGCAGGGTGTCGCGACGACGAAAATCGGGGAAGTCCATCGGGTTTCCTTGGCGGCTATTATTGTTGTGGGAAAACGTCTCAGTGGGGACTCACCTGCAGCAGCGCTTCCACGTCGGCGCGAGTCGGCGCATAGGCGCCGGCGTGACGGCAGGACACCGAGGCACTGGCGGCGGCAAATCTCAGGCGCTGCTGCAGATCGGTCAGGCCCAGCAGGCCCGAGGCCAGCCAGCCGGCCATGCAGGCGTCACCGGCACCCACGGTGTCGGCCACGTCCACGGCGATGGCGGCCTGCTGCCACTCGCCTTCCGGCGTATAGAGCACCAGACCGTGCTCGCCGCGGGTGAAAAGAATACGGGCGTGGGGATTGAGGGTGCGCAACTCGTCCAGCGCGGCACGCTCGTCCAGCCCGGGGTAGATCTGGCGGATGTCTTCGTCGGACAGCTTGATGTCGTCGGCTAGGCGCACCAGTTCGGGGAAGGTCTGCTGGCGATAGCGGTCACCCATCAGGTTGCGCCAGTTGGGGTCGTAGCTCAGGCGCTTGCCGGCGGCTTTGGCGTTGCGCGCCAGGTCCAGCAAGGTGTCGGCCAGCGGATAGCGAGCCAGGCTGATGCAGCTGAAATGGCAGACTTCGGCAGCGTCGAGCCAGCCTTCAGGCAGCAGCGCCGGATCGAACTGCAGATCGGCTTCGCCCGCGAAGAAATAGCGCGGTGGGCGGCTCGACGGCACGATGGCCACCAGGGGATCGGCGGCGACGCGCTGCAGGAAGCGGGTATCAAGGCCGGCGGTTTCCGATTGCCAGGCGATCTCGTCACCCAGGCCGTCCTGACTGATGGCGCCGCCGAAGGCGCTGTCCACACCCAGCCGGGCCAGGCCGCGCGCCACGTTCCAGGGGGCGCCACCCGGGTAACCCCGCCATTCGCCAGGATTGCCCTGGACGATGTCGGTGAGGGCTTCGCCAAAGACCACGACTCGGGGTAGTGCCATTCCTGTTCTCCTGTCTGTCACGGCAGCCGGGGGTCAATCCCGGGCCTCTGGTAAGGCCGCAACCCGACCTCAGGCGCGGCGGCGGGCGGACCTTACCATTGCTGTAACGTTTCAGCCATGAGCTAGGTTCAAGAAAGTCGGCGACCGCTGGCCGGATCGAACAGTACCGCCCGTCGCGGATCGATCCGCCACAAGACCTGATCGCCCGCCCGAGGCGCCTCACCCGGGGCGACCCGGCAGCACACCTTGGTGCCGTTCCACTCGGCATATAGCAGGGTATCCGGACCTGTGGGCTCGACCACCTGGACGCGTGTCAGGATGCCTGGGACGGCGCTATCCGCCGGATGCGCCGACTGGATCTGCTCCGGACGCACCCCAAGGATAGCCTCTCTGCCGGCCAGCGCCGGATCCAGTTCCGGCAACTCCACCTGGCTGTCGCCGGTGTCGCCGGTGACTCGCGCGACTACCCTGCCCTCACGGGCTTCGAGACGCACCGGCACGAAGTTCATCGGCGGTGAGCCGATGAAGCTGGCGACGAAGAGGTTGGCCGGATCGTTGTAGATCTCTTCAGGGGTGCCGAACTGCTGCACCTCGCCATCCTTCATCACCGCGACCCGATCTCCCAGGGTCATGGCTTCGATCTGGTCATGGGTGACGTAGACGGTAGTGGTCTGCAGGCGCTGGTGCATCAGCTTGATCTCGGTACGCATCTCCACCCGTAGCTTGGCGTCGAGGTTGGACAGCGGCTCGTCGAACAGATAGAGCTTGGGCCGGCGCGCCAGGGCGCGGCCCATGGCCACCCGCTGCTGCTGGCCACCGGAGAGTTGTGCCGGCTTGCGTTCGAGCAGGTGCTCGATCTGCAGCAGTTTGGCCACTCGCGCCACCTCGGCGTCGATCTGCTCCTTGGGCGTCTTGCGGATCTTCAGGCCGAAGGCGATGTTCTCGCGCACGGTCATGGTCGGATAGAGGGCGTAGGACTGGAACACCATGGCGATGTCCCGGTCCTTGGGCTCGACCTGGGTGACATCCTCGCCATCCAGGCAGATGGCGCCACTGCTGATGTCCTCGAGGCCGGCGATCGCGTTCATGAGGGTGGACTTACCGCAGCCGGAGGGCCCGACCAGGATGAGGAACTGACCGGTATCGATGCGGATATCGATGCCCTTGAGGGCTTCCTGGGCGGCGTTGCCGTAGGTCTTGCGTACGCTTTTGAGTTCGAGAGCTGCCATGGTGGCCTTCCTTATCCTTTGACCACGCCCGAGGTCAGGCCCCGGACGAAATACTTGCCAGCGAAGATGTAGACCAGCAGGGTCGGAAGCGCGGCGATCATGGCGGCGGCCATGTCGACGTTGTATTCCTTGGCACCGGTGCTGGTGTTGACCAGGTTGTTCAAGGCCACGGTGATGGGCTGTGACGAGCCGCTGGCGAACACCACGCCAAACAGGAAGTCGTTCCACACCTGGGTGAACTGCCAGATCAGGCTGACCATGACGATGGGCGTGGACAGCGGCAGCAGGATCTTGAAGAAGATGGTGAAGAAGCCGGCCCCATCCAGCCGCGCCGCCTTGATCAGGGCGTCGGGAATGCCCACGTAGTAGTTGCGGAAGAACAGCGTGGTGAAGGCCAGGCCGTAGATCACGTGCACCAGCACCAGGCCGGCGGTGGTGTTGGCCAGGCCTAGCTGGCCGAGGGTGAAGGACATCGGCAGCAGGATCACCTGGAAGGGAATGAAGCAGCCGAACAGCAACAGGCTGAACAGCAGGTTCGAGCCACGGAACTGCCACTTCGACAGGGCGTAGCCGTTGAGCGCGCCGATGAAGGTGGAGATGAGCACCGCTGGGACGGTGATCATGAAGGAGTTCCAGAAGTAGCTGTGCACCACGTCCCAGGCCTTGAGCCAGCCGATCACCGTCCAGTCCAGAGGCAGGCTCAGCAGGTTGCCGGTACGGACATCGTCCGGGGTCTTGAAGCTGGTCAGCAGCATCACCAGCAGCGGCACCAGATAGACCGCGCAGGCGATGATCAGGGTGGCGTGGATGGCTACGCGATTGACGTTCAGAGCCTTAGCCATTTCGCTTGCTCCGCAATTCCGAGTAGAGGTAGGGCACCAGCACCGCCAGCACCGCGCCAAGCATCAGCACCGCACTGGCCGAACCCAGGCCCATCTGGCCGCGGGTGAAGGTGTGCTGGTACATGAATACCGCCGGCAGGTCCGAGGCATAGCCGGGGCCGCCCGCGGTCATGGCCATGACCAGGTCGAAGCTCTTGATGGCGATGTGGGCGAGGATCATCACCGCACTGAAGAACACCGGCCGCAGGCTCGGCAGGACGATGCGCAGGTAGATGGTGGGCAGCCCTGCCCCGTCGACCTGGGCGGCGCGCAGGATGGAGGAATCCACACCACGCAGACCAGCGAGAAACATCGCCATGACGAAACCCGAGGCCTGCCAGAGGGCAGCGATCAGCAGGCAGTAGATGACCCGGTCGGGGTCCACCAGCCAGTCGAAGCGAAAGCCTTCCCAGCCCCAGTCGCGCAGTAGCTTGTCCAAGCCCATGCCGGGGTTGAGCAGCCATTTCCAGGCGGTACCGGTGACGATCATCGACAGCGCCATGGGGTAGAGATAGATGGTGCGGATGAAGCCTTCGCGGCGGATGCGCTGGTCCAGCAGGATGGCGAAGAAGACGCCGATGGCCAGGCTCAACAGGATGAACAGGCCGCCAAAGATCGCCAGGTTCTTGCAGGCCACCAGCCAGCGGTCGTTCTCCAGCAGCCGCGCGTATTGGGCGAAACCGGCGAAATTGTAGCTGGGCAGGAAGCGCGAATTGGTAAAGGAGATCACCGCCGTCCACAGCATGTAGCCATAGAGGCAGACGACCATGGCGATGGCCGTGGGCGCCAGCACCAGCTTGGGCAGCAGGCGCTGCAGCCGGTCCGGACGCCGGGTGACTGCCGTCGCGGGAAGAGTTTCGGTAAGAGCCATGGAGGCATTCTCGGGGGTGGTATTATCTTGGCGTCAGGCAGTTAGATGATCGCGGCCATGGGCCGCTCCTACAGCCGATGGTTGGCCTGTAGGAGCGGCCTACGGCCGCGATAAACAATCCTCAGCGATGGCTGTTTGCGCTTACTTCGCGGCCTGGATGGCGGCGACCAGTTGCTCGGTGGCCTTCTTCGGATCGGCGTTGGCGTCGTTGAAGAAGTTGGTCACCACGTCGAAGATCGCGCCCTGCACGTAGCTGGTGTTGGCCATGCTGTGCGCCATGCTCGGCTCGGCCTTGCCATCGGCGTTGGCCGCCTGGAAGTCCTTGGCGGACTGCTGGGCGCAGCTGTCGAACTTGGACAGGTCGATGTCGTTACGCACCGGGATGGAGCCCTTGTTGAGGTTGAAGACCTCCTGGAAGGGCTTGTCGATGACGGTGCGCACCAGATCGTCCTGGGCCTTCTGGTTGTCCTTGTTCTTGATCTTGAACATGGCCAGGGAGTCGATGTTGTAGATGAAGTCGCCCTGGGTGCCTGGCATGACCACGCATTCGTAGTCGACGCCCGGCTTCTTGCCAGCAGCGGTGAATTCCGCCTTGGCCCAGTCGCCCATGATCTGCATGCCTGCCTTGCCCTCGATGACCATGGCGGTGGCCAGGTTCCAGTCGCGACCGGCGGCGTTGGGATCGACGTAGCCCTTGATGCGCTTGAAGGTCTTGAAGACCTCGACCATCTTGTCGCTGCGGATGGTGTCGGCATCGGTCTGCACGAAGACCTTGTCGTAGCCTTCCGGGCCCATGATGGCCATGACCAGGGATTCGAAGATGGTGCCGTCCTGCCAGTTCTGGCCACCGTGGGCCAGGGGTACGACGCCAGCGGCCTTCAGTTTGTCGGCGGCTTCGAAGAATTCGTCCAGGGTGGTGGGGACCTTGGCGCCGGCCTTCTTGAAAACGGCGGGGTTGATCCACAGCCAGTTGATGCGGTGGATGCCGGCCGGCACGGCGACGTACTCGCCGTCATGCTGCATGGTCTGGGCCACGCGCTTGGGCAGGATGGTGTCCCAGTTACCCTGTTTGGCGATGTCGCTGATGTTGGCCAGGAAGCCCATGCTGGCCCATTCCTGGATGTCGGGGCCTTTCAGCTGGGCAGCGGACGGCGGGTTGCCGGATACGGCGCGGGTCTTGAGCACGGTCATGGCGGCTTCACCAGCGCCACCGGCCACGGCGAAGTCCTTCCAGGTATCGCCCTGCTTCTGCATCAGCTGCTTGAGGACATCGACAGCGCGAGCCTCGCCACCGGAGGTCCACCAGTGCAGCACCTCGACCTCACCGGCATGGGCGGTCAGGGGGGCGACGACGGCGGCGCAGGAAAGGGAAACGGCGAGAGCGAGACGATTCAACGCATTCATGAGGGGTCGTTCCTTGTTGTTTTTTTATTGGAGCTGGGCCGAGTCTAGTCAGACGACTGCGGCCGTGGGTAACGAAGGGAAGGAGTTTTGTCACGGACTGGTGACATAGCGGCCGACCAGTGTCTAGCGTGGTGTTTTAGAGTTCGAGCAAGAATTGGCAGGTGATTCTTTTGCTCAGGCCAGGCGCCGCGACGAGTCCTAACAGCGCCATGGCAAGTAGTGGCAACGCCACCTGGGCAAAAAAAGCGCCACCAGATTGTGCGGTCGGCTTCTGGACCACCACACTAGCTACGAGGTAGCGTCAGGGTCACCCGCAGACCACCCTCGCGGCGATTGCGCAGCTCTACCTCGCCGCCATGGGCGTGGGCCAGATTGCGGGCGATGCCCAGGCCGAGGCCGTAACCATGGCGATCGGTAGCCAGTCTTACATGGGGCTGAAAGACCTGCTCCAGCTCCTGCTCCGGCACGCCAGGCCCCTCGTCGTCGACATGCAGGACGAAGACATGGCCGTCGTCTTCCACCTGCAGGTGGGCGCGATGGCCATACTTGAGGGCATTGTCCAGCAGGTTGCCGATGCAGCGCTTGAGCGCCAGGGGCTTGCCCAACAGAGTGCCCTGGGCCTCACCGGTGAGACGGACCCGCGGCGGCTGCTCCTGGGTGAAGGGCTCCACCAGTTGCAGCAGCAGTGCCTGGAGATCGACCGGCTCCAGATTCTCGTGGATGTCGGTGTCCTTGACGCACTGCAGGGCGCCCTTGACCAGCAGGTCCAGCTCATCCAGGTCACGCACCAGCTTGGCTTGCATCACCTCGTCGTCCACCAACTCGGCACGTAGCCGCAGCCGCGTGATAGGGGTGCGCAGGTCGTGAGAGATGGCGCTGAACAGCTGGGCGCGCTCGTCCAGGTAGCGGGCGATGCGTTCACGCATGGCATTGAAGGCGCGGGTGACCTCGCGGATCTCCTGGGCGCCCTCTTCCCGCACCGGCGGCGTATGGACCTCCAGCGACAGCTCCCGTGCGGCGCGCGACAGGCGTTTGAGCGGGCGACTCTGCCAGCGGATCAGCAGGCCGATGAACAGCAGCAGGAAGGCGCTGCTGAAGACCATGAACAGCAGCTGCTGCAGGGGCAGCCAGGATTCGTCCAGGCTGTAGTAAGGCGCCGGCATCAGGGTCGCCAGGTACACCCACTCCCCTTCACCGATGCGGATCTGGGTCACCAGCACCGGTGGCTCCAGCGGTTCCAGGCTTAGCGCATAGTGCGCCCAGGAGCGCGGCAGGTCGTCGAGCGCCACCGCGCCGTTGAACAGGCGCAGCTGTTGCGGGCCGATGAATTCCACGTACATGGGCATAGTGGCGCCCAGGCGCTCACGCAGCACCGTTTCGACCTCCTGCAGCACCGCGCGACGCCCCGGGGTCGCCGGCAACGCCTGCATGGTCAGCGGCTTTTCGTTCAGGGAGACGAAGAAGCGCGTGCCGCCCATGTTGCGCAGTTGTTCCAGCACCAGCGGGCGATAGGCCGGTGGCAGCAGACTGAAATAGCGCACGCTGGCGGCGATGGAGTAGCCCAGGCTGCGAGCGGCGGTCTGCAGGCCCTGGTTGCGATCGCTGCGCAGGGCGGCCGACCAGAACAATGCCGAGGCGCCCTGGGCCAGGAGTACGGCCAGCAGGGTCAGGAGCAGCATGCGCGCCAGCAGGGAACGTGGCACCAACCGAGTGAGTGAACCGCTACACCGCATCGGCGACCAGCCCGCTGACCTCGGCGGCGAGCAAATACCCGGAACCCCGCACGGTGCGGATCAGCCGCGGCGACTTGCCGGTATCCCGCAGACGCTGGCGCAGGCGACTCACCGCCATGTCGACGATGCGCTCCAGCGGCAGCACCTCGCGCCCACGGGTGGCATTGGCGATGGTGTCGCGGTCGAGGATCTGCTGGGGATGATCGAGAAACAGCTTGAGCAGGGTGAAATCGGCGCCGGACAGGATGACCTCCTCGCCGTCGCGGTGAAACAGCCGATGGCTGACCGGATCCAGGCGCCAGTCGTCGAAGGTCAGCAGACCCGTAGCCACCGGACGCGTTTCGC includes these proteins:
- a CDS encoding carbohydrate kinase family protein, producing the protein MALPRVVVFGEALTDIVQGNPGEWRGYPGGAPWNVARGLARLGVDSAFGGAISQDGLGDEIAWQSETAGLDTRFLQRVAADPLVAIVPSSRPPRYFFAGEADLQFDPALLPEGWLDAAEVCHFSCISLARYPLADTLLDLARNAKAAGKRLSYDPNWRNLMGDRYRQQTFPELVRLADDIKLSDEDIRQIYPGLDERAALDELRTLNPHARILFTRGEHGLVLYTPEGEWQQAAIAVDVADTVGAGDACMAGWLASGLLGLTDLQQRLRFAAASASVSCRHAGAYAPTRADVEALLQVSPH
- a CDS encoding ABC transporter ATP-binding protein — its product is MAALELKSVRKTYGNAAQEALKGIDIRIDTGQFLILVGPSGCGKSTLMNAIAGLEDISSGAICLDGEDVTQVEPKDRDIAMVFQSYALYPTMTVRENIAFGLKIRKTPKEQIDAEVARVAKLLQIEHLLERKPAQLSGGQQQRVAMGRALARRPKLYLFDEPLSNLDAKLRVEMRTEIKLMHQRLQTTTVYVTHDQIEAMTLGDRVAVMKDGEVQQFGTPEEIYNDPANLFVASFIGSPPMNFVPVRLEAREGRVVARVTGDTGDSQVELPELDPALAGREAILGVRPEQIQSAHPADSAVPGILTRVQVVEPTGPDTLLYAEWNGTKVCCRVAPGEAPRAGDQVLWRIDPRRAVLFDPASGRRLS
- a CDS encoding carbohydrate ABC transporter permease, with amino-acid sequence MAKALNVNRVAIHATLIIACAVYLVPLLVMLLTSFKTPDDVRTGNLLSLPLDWTVIGWLKAWDVVHSYFWNSFMITVPAVLISTFIGALNGYALSKWQFRGSNLLFSLLLFGCFIPFQVILLPMSFTLGQLGLANTTAGLVLVHVIYGLAFTTLFFRNYYVGIPDALIKAARLDGAGFFTIFFKILLPLSTPIVMVSLIWQFTQVWNDFLFGVVFASGSSQPITVALNNLVNTSTGAKEYNVDMAAAMIAALPTLLVYIFAGKYFVRGLTSGVVKG
- a CDS encoding carbohydrate ABC transporter permease, giving the protein MALTETLPATAVTRRPDRLQRLLPKLVLAPTAIAMVVCLYGYMLWTAVISFTNSRFLPSYNFAGFAQYARLLENDRWLVACKNLAIFGGLFILLSLAIGVFFAILLDQRIRREGFIRTIYLYPMALSMIVTGTAWKWLLNPGMGLDKLLRDWGWEGFRFDWLVDPDRVIYCLLIAALWQASGFVMAMFLAGLRGVDSSILRAAQVDGAGLPTIYLRIVLPSLRPVFFSAVMILAHIAIKSFDLVMAMTAGGPGYASDLPAVFMYQHTFTRGQMGLGSASAVLMLGAVLAVLVPYLYSELRSKRNG
- a CDS encoding ABC transporter substrate-binding protein, with the protein product MNALNRLALAVSLSCAAVVAPLTAHAGEVEVLHWWTSGGEARAVDVLKQLMQKQGDTWKDFAVAGGAGEAAMTVLKTRAVSGNPPSAAQLKGPDIQEWASMGFLANISDIAKQGNWDTILPKRVAQTMQHDGEYVAVPAGIHRINWLWINPAVFKKAGAKVPTTLDEFFEAADKLKAAGVVPLAHGGQNWQDGTIFESLVMAIMGPEGYDKVFVQTDADTIRSDKMVEVFKTFKRIKGYVDPNAAGRDWNLATAMVIEGKAGMQIMGDWAKAEFTAAGKKPGVDYECVVMPGTQGDFIYNIDSLAMFKIKNKDNQKAQDDLVRTVIDKPFQEVFNLNKGSIPVRNDIDLSKFDSCAQQSAKDFQAANADGKAEPSMAHSMANTSYVQGAIFDVVTNFFNDANADPKKATEQLVAAIQAAK
- a CDS encoding ATP-binding protein, which translates into the protein MRCSGSLTRLVPRSLLARMLLLTLLAVLLAQGASALFWSAALRSDRNQGLQTAARSLGYSIAASVRYFSLLPPAYRPLVLEQLRNMGGTRFFVSLNEKPLTMQALPATPGRRAVLQEVETVLRERLGATMPMYVEFIGPQQLRLFNGAVALDDLPRSWAHYALSLEPLEPPVLVTQIRIGEGEWVYLATLMPAPYYSLDESWLPLQQLLFMVFSSAFLLLFIGLLIRWQSRPLKRLSRAARELSLEVHTPPVREEGAQEIREVTRAFNAMRERIARYLDERAQLFSAISHDLRTPITRLRLRAELVDDEVMQAKLVRDLDELDLLVKGALQCVKDTDIHENLEPVDLQALLLQLVEPFTQEQPPRVRLTGEAQGTLLGKPLALKRCIGNLLDNALKYGHRAHLQVEDDGHVFVLHVDDEGPGVPEQELEQVFQPHVRLATDRHGYGLGLGIARNLAHAHGGEVELRNRREGGLRVTLTLPRS